A single region of the Xiphophorus maculatus strain JP 163 A chromosome 3, X_maculatus-5.0-male, whole genome shotgun sequence genome encodes:
- the LOC102237394 gene encoding phosphatidylinositide phosphatase SAC1-A isoform X1 — translation MASTAGSFHLHTTAEKFYIEQSDNDSVDVLVIDRVSTEMSLTVRSDVPMSAETMPICGVMGTIRLPAGMYLIVITKKMKVGDLLGHAVWKALNFDIISYKKTVLHLNDDQMQDNKTFVSMISSVLHTDGLYFASDYDLTHSLQRLANTSPDFQDMSLLERADQRFVWNGHLLREFMTQPEVRYLHRFVYPVVHGFITINSSSINGKVFEWIIISRRSCFRAGVRYYVRGIDSEGHAANFVETEQIVQYNNYKASFVQTRGSIPFYWSQRPNLKYKPKPQISKVVNHLDGFQRHFDSQVVLYGKQVILNLINQKGSEKPLELAFDKMVTSSGNGMIKYIAFDFHKECSRMRWHRLQILLDSVSEIQDEFGYFLVDAEGKVLINQEGTFRSNCMDCLDRTNVIQSLLARRALQSQLQKMGLLHLGQKIEDQTNFEKIYKNAWADNADACAKQYAGTGALKTDFTRMGKRTVWGAVMDGWNSAIRYYKNNFSDGFRQDSIDLFLGNYAVDEADWITPLQDPKDWKFLTLPIVMVVAFSMCIICLLMAGDTWTETLAYVLFWGTASVLTGGLILFNGRDFVDAPKLVQKEKLD, via the exons ATGGCTAGCACTGCGGGTAGTTTTCACCT ACACACCACAGCGGAAAAGTTCTACATAGAGCAAAGTGATAATGACTCTGTGGATGTCCTGGTCATTGATAGAGTATCTACTGAGATGTCACTTACTG TGAGAAGCGATGTTCCTATGTCAGCTGAAACCATGCCAATATGTGGAGTTATGGGAACTATTCGATTGCCAGCAG GCATGTACCTCATAGTGATCACAAAGAAGATGAAGGTGGGAGACTTACTGGGCCATGCTGTGTGGAAAGCTCTGAACTTTGACATCATTTCTTACAAAAAGACAGTACTACACTTGAACGATGACCAG ATGCAAGACAACAAAACCTTTGTATCCATGATCAGCAGTGTGCTTCATACAGATGGCCTCTACTTTGCATCAGACTATGACCTGACCCACAGCCTGCAGCGTCTGGCAAACACAAGCCCAGATTTTCAAGACATGAGTCTTCTGGAGAGG GCAGATCAGCGCTTTGTTTGGAATGGCCACTTGCTACGGGAGTTTATGACACAGCCAGAGGTAAGATAC TTGCACAGGTTTGTGTATCCTGTTGTCCATGGTT TCATTACCATTAACTCGAGCTCCATCAATGGAAAGGTGTTTGAGTGGATTATCATCTCCAGAAGAAGCTGTTTCAGAGCCGGTGTCCGCTACTATGTCCGAG GCATTGATTCAGAAGGCCATGCTGCTAACTTTGTGGAAACTGAGCAAATTGTGCAATACAACAATTACAAGGCCTCATTTGTGCAG ACCAGAGGCTCCATCCCTTTCTATTGGTCTCAAAGGCCCAATCTGAAGTACAAGCCAAAGCCACAGATCAGCAAAGTGGTTAACCAT TTAGATGGATTCCAGAGGCACTTTGATTCCCAGGTTGTTCTGTATGGAAAACAAGTCATTTTGAACTTG ATCAACCAAAAAGGTTCTGAAAAGCCTTTGGAACTAGCATTTGACAAGATGGTAACCAGCTCGGGTAATGGTATGATCAA GTACATAGCATTTGACTTTCACAAGGAATGTAGTCGGATGAGGTGGCATCGGCTTCAGATTTTACTGGACAGTGTTTCTGAAATACAGGATGAATTTGG atattttcttgtGGACGCTGAAGGGAAGGTACTGATAAACCAAGAGGGTACATTTCGGAGCAACTGCATGGACTGTCTGGACCGTACCAATGTCATCCAGAGTCTGCTAGCCCGACGCGCCCTACAATCACAACTGCAG AAAATGGGACTTCTCCACCTGGGACAGAAGATCGAAGACCAGACTAATTTTGAGAAGATTTATAAGAATG cGTGGGCAGACAATGCTGATGCATGTGCCAAGCAGTATGCTGGAACTGGTGCCTTAAAAACAGACTTCACCAG GATGGGGAAGAGGACTGTGTGGGGTGCTGTGATGGATGGCTGGAACTCTGCAATCAGATATTACAAGAACAACTTTTCAGACGGCTTCAGGCAG GACTCCATTGACTTGTTCCTGGGGAACTATGCTGTGGACGAAGCAGACTGGATCACTCCACTGCAAGATCCCAAAGACTGGAAGTTTTTAACT CTGCCTATCGTCATGGTTGTAGCTTTCTCTATGTGCATCATCTGTCTACTAATGGCTG GTGACACGTGGACTGAGACTTTGGCCTATGTTTTGTTCTGGGGAACAGCCAGCGTTCTGACAGGTGGCCTGATCCTGTTTAATGGACGGGACTTTGTGGACGCTCCCAAGCTGGTTCAGAAGGAGAAGTTGGACTGA
- the LOC102237394 gene encoding phosphatidylinositide phosphatase SAC1-A isoform X2, with amino-acid sequence MASTAGSFHLHTTAEKFYIEQSDNDSVDVLVIDRVSTEMSLTVRSDVPMSAETMPICGVMGTIRLPAGMYLIVITKKMKVGDLLGHAVWKALNFDIISYKKTVLHLNDDQMQDNKTFVSMISSVLHTDGLYFASDYDLTHSLQRLANTSPDFQDMSLLERADQRFVWNGHLLREFMTQPELHRFVYPVVHGFITINSSSINGKVFEWIIISRRSCFRAGVRYYVRGIDSEGHAANFVETEQIVQYNNYKASFVQTRGSIPFYWSQRPNLKYKPKPQISKVVNHLDGFQRHFDSQVVLYGKQVILNLINQKGSEKPLELAFDKMVTSSGNGMIKYIAFDFHKECSRMRWHRLQILLDSVSEIQDEFGYFLVDAEGKVLINQEGTFRSNCMDCLDRTNVIQSLLARRALQSQLQKMGLLHLGQKIEDQTNFEKIYKNAWADNADACAKQYAGTGALKTDFTRMGKRTVWGAVMDGWNSAIRYYKNNFSDGFRQDSIDLFLGNYAVDEADWITPLQDPKDWKFLTLPIVMVVAFSMCIICLLMAGDTWTETLAYVLFWGTASVLTGGLILFNGRDFVDAPKLVQKEKLD; translated from the exons ATGGCTAGCACTGCGGGTAGTTTTCACCT ACACACCACAGCGGAAAAGTTCTACATAGAGCAAAGTGATAATGACTCTGTGGATGTCCTGGTCATTGATAGAGTATCTACTGAGATGTCACTTACTG TGAGAAGCGATGTTCCTATGTCAGCTGAAACCATGCCAATATGTGGAGTTATGGGAACTATTCGATTGCCAGCAG GCATGTACCTCATAGTGATCACAAAGAAGATGAAGGTGGGAGACTTACTGGGCCATGCTGTGTGGAAAGCTCTGAACTTTGACATCATTTCTTACAAAAAGACAGTACTACACTTGAACGATGACCAG ATGCAAGACAACAAAACCTTTGTATCCATGATCAGCAGTGTGCTTCATACAGATGGCCTCTACTTTGCATCAGACTATGACCTGACCCACAGCCTGCAGCGTCTGGCAAACACAAGCCCAGATTTTCAAGACATGAGTCTTCTGGAGAGG GCAGATCAGCGCTTTGTTTGGAATGGCCACTTGCTACGGGAGTTTATGACACAGCCAGAG TTGCACAGGTTTGTGTATCCTGTTGTCCATGGTT TCATTACCATTAACTCGAGCTCCATCAATGGAAAGGTGTTTGAGTGGATTATCATCTCCAGAAGAAGCTGTTTCAGAGCCGGTGTCCGCTACTATGTCCGAG GCATTGATTCAGAAGGCCATGCTGCTAACTTTGTGGAAACTGAGCAAATTGTGCAATACAACAATTACAAGGCCTCATTTGTGCAG ACCAGAGGCTCCATCCCTTTCTATTGGTCTCAAAGGCCCAATCTGAAGTACAAGCCAAAGCCACAGATCAGCAAAGTGGTTAACCAT TTAGATGGATTCCAGAGGCACTTTGATTCCCAGGTTGTTCTGTATGGAAAACAAGTCATTTTGAACTTG ATCAACCAAAAAGGTTCTGAAAAGCCTTTGGAACTAGCATTTGACAAGATGGTAACCAGCTCGGGTAATGGTATGATCAA GTACATAGCATTTGACTTTCACAAGGAATGTAGTCGGATGAGGTGGCATCGGCTTCAGATTTTACTGGACAGTGTTTCTGAAATACAGGATGAATTTGG atattttcttgtGGACGCTGAAGGGAAGGTACTGATAAACCAAGAGGGTACATTTCGGAGCAACTGCATGGACTGTCTGGACCGTACCAATGTCATCCAGAGTCTGCTAGCCCGACGCGCCCTACAATCACAACTGCAG AAAATGGGACTTCTCCACCTGGGACAGAAGATCGAAGACCAGACTAATTTTGAGAAGATTTATAAGAATG cGTGGGCAGACAATGCTGATGCATGTGCCAAGCAGTATGCTGGAACTGGTGCCTTAAAAACAGACTTCACCAG GATGGGGAAGAGGACTGTGTGGGGTGCTGTGATGGATGGCTGGAACTCTGCAATCAGATATTACAAGAACAACTTTTCAGACGGCTTCAGGCAG GACTCCATTGACTTGTTCCTGGGGAACTATGCTGTGGACGAAGCAGACTGGATCACTCCACTGCAAGATCCCAAAGACTGGAAGTTTTTAACT CTGCCTATCGTCATGGTTGTAGCTTTCTCTATGTGCATCATCTGTCTACTAATGGCTG GTGACACGTGGACTGAGACTTTGGCCTATGTTTTGTTCTGGGGAACAGCCAGCGTTCTGACAGGTGGCCTGATCCTGTTTAATGGACGGGACTTTGTGGACGCTCCCAAGCTGGTTCAGAAGGAGAAGTTGGACTGA